The following proteins are co-located in the Paludisphaera mucosa genome:
- a CDS encoding RNA polymerase sigma factor — MRTLWTTGATAGVDDGALLSRFAAGRGEAAEEAFRILVERHGPMVLDVCRRAVGDRQHAEDAAQAVFLTLARKAASVRVDGTLAPWLHGTARRVAARARSRSAARRSAEARAIAGSASRRPAAAEEAPPAGDWEAVHDEVDRLAEKYRAPVVLCCLQGRTYEEAAARIGCPVGTVRVRLSRARDRLRDRLARRGFGPERLAAVGWLAPHADLLLARAAAPLVEASPAWAAATAGAALALAEGRAGSGLVSATAFELYKGMARTMTMQGFQIAAAWTLAAGMTTVGAIAFSATGLGPGGPPDRPARQDAPPAEVPTKAPEKPADPLTEAPEALERRIDDVRGRILAAARARLDAQRNYYNQGRITIDRFLDASQNLMVAETAVAEDDSARVAAAQGHLDRIVEIMGREEARLKSGRGTAADVTEARASLENATLLYLDAVRTARRLREADDLRRRVEALEKRLDEPLLKPDRPTSGPPSP; from the coding sequence GTGCGGACGTTGTGGACGACCGGCGCGACGGCGGGGGTCGACGACGGCGCCTTGCTGTCCCGGTTCGCGGCCGGACGCGGCGAGGCGGCGGAGGAGGCGTTCCGCATCCTCGTGGAGAGGCACGGCCCGATGGTCCTCGACGTCTGCCGGCGGGCCGTCGGCGACCGTCAGCACGCGGAGGACGCCGCCCAGGCGGTCTTCCTGACGCTCGCCCGCAAGGCGGCGTCGGTCCGGGTGGACGGCACGCTCGCCCCGTGGCTCCACGGCACGGCCCGACGCGTCGCGGCCAGGGCCCGCTCGCGGTCGGCGGCCAGGCGTTCGGCCGAGGCGCGGGCGATCGCCGGGTCCGCGTCGCGGAGGCCCGCCGCGGCCGAGGAGGCGCCGCCGGCCGGCGACTGGGAGGCCGTGCACGACGAGGTCGACCGGCTGGCGGAGAAGTATCGGGCGCCGGTCGTCCTCTGCTGCCTGCAGGGGCGGACGTACGAGGAGGCGGCGGCGCGGATCGGCTGCCCGGTGGGGACGGTCCGCGTGCGGCTCTCCCGCGCCCGCGACCGCCTCCGCGACCGACTGGCCCGCCGCGGGTTCGGCCCGGAGCGGCTCGCCGCCGTCGGCTGGCTCGCACCCCATGCGGATCTATTGCTGGCGAGGGCCGCCGCCCCCCTCGTCGAGGCGTCGCCGGCCTGGGCGGCGGCGACGGCCGGCGCGGCCCTCGCGCTGGCCGAGGGGAGGGCGGGGTCGGGGTTGGTCTCGGCGACCGCGTTCGAACTTTACAAGGGTATGGCGAGGACTATGACGATGCAGGGATTCCAGATCGCGGCGGCCTGGACGCTTGCCGCCGGGATGACGACGGTGGGCGCGATCGCATTCTCCGCGACGGGCCTCGGGCCGGGGGGGCCGCCCGACCGCCCGGCCCGACAGGACGCCCCGCCGGCCGAGGTCCCGACGAAGGCCCCGGAGAAGCCGGCCGACCCGCTCACGGAGGCGCCCGAGGCGCTGGAGCGGCGGATCGACGACGTGCGGGGGCGGATCCTCGCCGCGGCCAGGGCGCGGCTGGATGCCCAGCGCAATTACTACAACCAGGGCCGCATCACGATCGATCGTTTCCTCGACGCGTCCCAGAACCTCATGGTCGCCGAGACGGCCGTCGCCGAGGACGACTCCGCACGGGTCGCGGCCGCCCAGGGACATCTCGACCGGATCGTCGAGATCATGGGCCGGGAGGAGGCCCGATTGAAGTCGGGCCGGGGCACGGCCGCCGACGTGACCGAGGCCCGGGCGTCCCTGGAGAACGCGACCTTGCTCTACCTCGACGCCGTGCGGACGGCCCGCCGGCTCCGCGAGGCCGACGACCTCCGCCGCCGCGTCGAGGCGCTGGAGAAGCGACTGGACGAGCCCCTCTTGAAGCCCGACCGCCCGACGTCGGGGCCGCCGTCGCCGTGA
- a CDS encoding DUF1559 domain-containing protein yields MGPIDRRGFTLIELLVVIAIIAVLIALLLPAVQAAREAARRIQCTNNLKQLGLAVHNYESAHSMLPPAGCFKPGQLAPMPSYSVQARLLPFVEQSTLHNSLNYDIPFNIQVTIAQTRVSMLLCPSEIRDQPKVTPTFTNYPLNYGICTGTWLVWDPTTRQFGDGAYGINANIRLAGVTDGLSNTISFSEVKAYQPALHDGGQPTGVGVPPPVSPNELGVYPGTFDAQWSHTEWVSGHILHSGFSSGFSPNTVIPYVNGGRQYDIDFTSARLGTSDTLQTYLVVTSRSYHPGGVNTLMLDGSVRFTKGSIAMATWRALGTRAGGEVVSSDSY; encoded by the coding sequence ATGGGCCCAATCGACCGCCGTGGATTCACCCTGATTGAGCTGCTGGTGGTCATCGCCATCATCGCGGTGCTCATCGCCCTCCTGCTCCCCGCCGTGCAGGCGGCCCGCGAAGCGGCCCGTCGCATCCAGTGCACCAACAACCTCAAGCAGCTCGGCCTCGCCGTTCACAACTACGAGTCCGCCCACTCCATGCTGCCCCCGGCCGGCTGCTTCAAGCCCGGCCAGCTGGCGCCAATGCCGTCCTACTCCGTCCAGGCCCGACTCTTGCCGTTCGTCGAGCAGTCGACGCTCCACAACAGCCTGAACTACGACATCCCCTTCAACATCCAGGTGACCATCGCCCAGACCCGGGTCTCCATGCTCCTGTGCCCGAGCGAAATCCGCGACCAGCCCAAGGTCACGCCGACTTTCACCAACTACCCGCTCAACTACGGAATCTGCACCGGGACGTGGCTGGTATGGGACCCGACCACGCGGCAATTCGGGGACGGGGCTTACGGCATCAACGCGAACATCCGCCTGGCGGGCGTCACCGACGGCCTCTCGAACACCATCTCCTTCTCCGAGGTCAAGGCGTACCAGCCCGCCTTGCACGACGGCGGCCAGCCGACGGGCGTCGGCGTTCCGCCGCCGGTCTCTCCGAACGAGCTGGGGGTCTACCCCGGGACGTTCGACGCCCAATGGAGCCACACCGAGTGGGTCAGCGGCCACATCCTCCACTCGGGCTTCAGCTCGGGCTTCTCGCCCAACACCGTCATCCCGTACGTCAACGGCGGCCGGCAGTACGACATCGACTTCACGTCCGCCCGATTGGGGACGTCGGACACGTTGCAGACCTACTTGGTGGTCACGTCTCGGAGCTATCACCCCGGCGGGGTCAACACGTTGATGCTCGACGGCTCGGTCCGGTTCACGAAGGGCAGCATCGCGATGGCGACCTGGCGTGCCCTGGGGACGAGGGCGGGCGGCGAGGTCGTCAGCTCCGACAGCTACTGA
- a CDS encoding energy-coupling factor ABC transporter permease, with protein sequence MHIPDALMDGRVAVATTVLGAAGLAYGLRAVERRHGIRTTSLMGMTAAFVFAAQMVNFPVGPGVSGHLLGGVLSAVLLGPWAGAVVIAAVLLVQCLLFQDGGLTALGANFVNMGLVGAVGGHAVYEPIRRMVGGRRGILVGSMVAAWFSVLLAAGAFTVELTAFGDRRDFLQVLSWMALVHAVIGLGEALITGLVVRFILLTRPEMMTDVEGVDSCQQPPPLRSPGWLSTAVAGLVAALGIAVFLAPFASEFPDGLEYVGGRLGFLPEGEAPPMLAAPMPDYQLPIPGVNHVKAATALAGVAGTLVVFALASLLARAFPRAET encoded by the coding sequence ATGCACATACCGGACGCCTTGATGGACGGCCGGGTCGCGGTCGCGACGACGGTCCTGGGAGCGGCCGGGCTGGCCTACGGCCTCCGGGCGGTCGAACGACGTCACGGCATCCGCACGACGTCCTTGATGGGGATGACGGCGGCCTTCGTCTTCGCGGCCCAGATGGTGAACTTCCCCGTCGGGCCGGGAGTGTCCGGACACTTGCTCGGCGGGGTGCTCTCGGCGGTCCTCCTCGGCCCCTGGGCCGGGGCCGTCGTCATCGCGGCCGTCCTGCTCGTCCAATGCCTGCTCTTTCAGGACGGCGGGCTGACCGCCCTGGGGGCGAACTTCGTCAACATGGGCCTGGTCGGGGCCGTGGGCGGCCACGCCGTCTACGAACCGATTCGCAGGATGGTCGGGGGACGTCGCGGCATCCTGGTCGGCTCGATGGTCGCCGCGTGGTTCTCGGTGCTGCTCGCCGCGGGGGCGTTCACCGTCGAACTCACGGCCTTCGGCGACAGGCGAGACTTCCTGCAAGTGTTGAGCTGGATGGCACTGGTCCACGCCGTCATCGGCCTGGGCGAGGCCCTCATCACGGGCCTGGTCGTCCGCTTCATCCTGCTGACCCGGCCCGAGATGATGACCGACGTCGAGGGCGTCGATTCGTGCCAGCAGCCGCCCCCGCTCAGGTCGCCGGGGTGGCTGTCCACGGCGGTCGCGGGGCTGGTCGCGGCGTTGGGAATCGCCGTCTTCCTCGCCCCGTTCGCGAGCGAGTTCCCCGACGGCTTGGAGTACGTCGGCGGCAGGCTCGGATTCCTGCCCGAAGGCGAAGCCCCGCCGATGCTCGCCGCCCCGATGCCCGATTATCAGCTGCCGATTCCCGGGGTGAACCACGTCAAGGCGGCGACCGCCCTCGCGGGAGTCGCGGGGACCCTTGTGGTGTTCGCCTTAGCCTCTCTGTTGGCGAGGGCGTTCCCGAGGGCAGAGACGTAA
- a CDS encoding formylmethanofuran dehydrogenase subunit E family protein, which translates to MRRLAILLAAAVALWGAPTRAHELWFHLDGGGTARLTFGDTPAPGEAERVAEIAHTKVWSGGKLIDVVRLPDGLEAKLPEPRPALLSAYADRGVVDYQGQTFVIQLAAYAQTQAVDPSQISGLGLGDDQVRLLLVSKEGGPPVVRATWKGKPAADVVVKVFHGAEAPLEIRTNSQGEVPSPDLMEGPWTLFTQVVDKTAGTRDGRSISETRYKATLAISPEAALGPAVAACLARVKETHGATGPWAVAGYRMGERALKELGLPRHDFNLLVVHHSPAEVQYTCIADGLQAATGTSPGKLNLRLEEASVDGLKTVVSDRRSNKSVTFTLKPEFIRSVVDLPHERLEAEGRRVASLPDEAIFATRAK; encoded by the coding sequence ATGCGTAGACTCGCCATCCTCCTCGCGGCGGCGGTCGCCCTATGGGGCGCCCCGACGCGGGCCCACGAGCTGTGGTTCCACCTCGACGGCGGCGGCACGGCCAGGCTGACGTTCGGCGACACGCCCGCCCCCGGCGAGGCGGAGCGGGTCGCCGAAATCGCCCATACCAAGGTGTGGTCCGGCGGGAAGCTCATCGACGTCGTCCGGCTGCCCGACGGCCTGGAGGCGAAACTCCCCGAACCCCGCCCGGCCCTCCTCAGTGCCTACGCCGACCGCGGCGTGGTCGACTACCAAGGGCAGACCTTCGTCATCCAGCTCGCGGCCTACGCCCAGACGCAAGCCGTCGACCCTTCGCAGATTTCGGGGCTCGGCCTGGGCGACGACCAGGTGCGGCTCCTCCTCGTCTCCAAAGAGGGCGGGCCGCCGGTGGTGCGGGCGACCTGGAAGGGTAAGCCCGCGGCCGACGTCGTGGTGAAGGTGTTCCACGGCGCCGAGGCCCCGCTCGAAATCCGCACGAACTCGCAAGGCGAGGTCCCCAGCCCCGACCTCATGGAAGGGCCCTGGACCTTGTTCACCCAGGTCGTCGACAAGACCGCGGGGACCCGCGACGGGCGTAGCATCTCGGAAACCCGGTATAAGGCGACCCTCGCCATCAGCCCCGAGGCCGCACTCGGCCCGGCGGTCGCGGCCTGCCTGGCCCGGGTGAAGGAGACTCACGGTGCGACCGGGCCGTGGGCGGTCGCGGGCTATCGGATGGGCGAGCGGGCCTTGAAGGAACTCGGCCTGCCTCGGCATGATTTCAACCTGCTCGTCGTGCATCACAGCCCGGCCGAGGTCCAATACACCTGCATCGCCGACGGCCTTCAGGCTGCGACCGGCACCAGTCCTGGGAAGCTGAACCTCCGTCTGGAGGAGGCGTCGGTCGACGGCTTGAAGACGGTGGTGAGCGACCGGAGGTCGAACAAGTCGGTGACCTTCACCCTCAAGCCCGAGTTCATCCGCTCGGTCGTCGACCTCCCCCACGAGAGGCTCGAGGCCGAAGGCCGCCGCGTGGCTTCTCTGCCCGACGAGGCCATCTTCGCGACGCGGGCGAAGTGA
- a CDS encoding DUF1559 domain-containing protein, with the protein MGNRRGFTLIELLVVIAIIAVLIALLLPAVQAAREAARRIQCTNNLKQLGLSLHNYHSSIGSFPSAGWVAPMNNWWVKSGLTAPGHFRYSSLLQILPYMELGAASNAMNFMLPLYDVDGVDMPQNTTVYQMQVASFLCPSDVRSQRNGNEAPCNYASCSGDGLPGGDGLAWTGGRPNGVLYLNSTTSMATVTDGTSNTAMMSEGLVGPNSTVTPNPQEVMVQLPLTISTPADIFNYAPLVPADCLASTNYRFDRHTNWIDGDYRHTMYDHYMAPNSKTYDCLRGPQHGWRTARSRHSGGVNVLMSDGGVRFIKDTVNVAAWQGVSTVSGGEVISSDAY; encoded by the coding sequence ATGGGAAATCGCCGCGGCTTCACGCTCATCGAGCTCCTGGTGGTCATCGCCATCATCGCGGTGCTCATCGCCCTCCTGCTGCCGGCCGTCCAGGCGGCCCGCGAGGCGGCACGCCGCATCCAGTGCACGAACAACCTCAAGCAGCTCGGCCTCTCGCTGCACAACTACCACTCGTCCATCGGGTCCTTCCCGTCGGCGGGCTGGGTCGCCCCGATGAACAACTGGTGGGTGAAGAGCGGCCTGACGGCCCCGGGGCACTTCCGCTACTCGTCCCTCCTCCAAATCCTGCCCTACATGGAGCTGGGGGCGGCCTCGAACGCGATGAACTTCATGCTCCCGCTCTACGACGTCGACGGCGTCGACATGCCGCAGAACACGACCGTCTACCAGATGCAGGTCGCGTCCTTCCTCTGCCCGAGCGACGTCCGCAGCCAAAGGAACGGCAATGAAGCCCCGTGCAATTACGCCTCCTGCTCGGGCGACGGCCTACCCGGCGGCGACGGGCTCGCCTGGACGGGGGGCAGGCCGAACGGCGTGCTGTACCTGAACTCGACGACCAGCATGGCGACCGTGACCGACGGCACGAGCAACACGGCCATGATGAGCGAGGGCCTCGTCGGGCCGAATTCGACCGTCACGCCGAACCCGCAGGAGGTCATGGTCCAGCTCCCGCTCACCATCTCCACCCCGGCCGACATCTTCAACTACGCCCCGTTGGTCCCCGCCGACTGCCTGGCCTCGACGAACTACCGGTTCGACCGGCACACCAACTGGATCGACGGCGACTACCGCCACACCATGTACGACCATTACATGGCCCCGAACAGCAAGACTTACGACTGTCTTCGAGGGCCGCAGCACGGCTGGCGGACGGCCCGCAGTCGGCACTCGGGCGGGGTGAACGTGCTGATGTCCGACGGCGGCGTCCGGTTCATCAAGGACACGGTCAACGTCGCGGCGTGGCAAGGCGTCTCCACCGTCTCGGGCGGCGAGGTCATCAGCAGCGACGCGTACTGA
- a CDS encoding DJ-1/PfpI family protein has product MPKFVPFACVVATLLLVQAGDAFGDDAQVVLKGLDAVSLLEGREQRGEEKYSSTEGRFRYLFADAEHKARFDEAPGRFAAQGDKCTVMPKVPANPDLFLVHEGKLFLFGSPRCLASFKADPAAYFKPKKNVAVLVYEGMELLDFAGPAEVFSAAGGGRAFEVFAVAASPGPVKSLGFAFTPHYTFSDCPKADVLVLPGGATRIPLADPAVVDWVKEKSGEAEVVVSVCTGALLLAKAGLLDGLEATTHKASLEALREAAPKTVVKEGVRFVDNGKVVTSAGVSAGIDASLHVVERLLGPEGAARTAEYMEYRRGPETGGDSR; this is encoded by the coding sequence ATGCCTAAGTTCGTCCCATTCGCCTGCGTCGTCGCGACGCTCCTCCTCGTCCAGGCCGGAGACGCATTCGGCGACGACGCCCAGGTCGTGCTCAAGGGGCTCGACGCCGTCTCGCTCCTGGAAGGCCGCGAGCAGCGGGGCGAGGAGAAATACAGCTCGACTGAGGGCCGGTTCCGCTACCTGTTCGCCGACGCCGAGCACAAGGCCCGGTTCGACGAGGCTCCCGGCCGGTTCGCGGCCCAAGGCGACAAGTGCACGGTGATGCCGAAAGTCCCGGCCAATCCCGACCTGTTCCTCGTCCACGAGGGCAAGCTGTTCCTCTTCGGCTCCCCCCGTTGCCTGGCGAGCTTCAAGGCCGACCCCGCGGCCTACTTCAAGCCGAAGAAGAACGTCGCCGTCCTGGTCTACGAGGGGATGGAGCTGCTCGACTTCGCCGGTCCCGCCGAGGTGTTCTCGGCGGCGGGCGGCGGCCGGGCGTTCGAGGTCTTCGCGGTGGCCGCATCCCCGGGGCCGGTCAAGAGCCTGGGGTTCGCGTTCACGCCCCATTACACGTTCTCGGATTGCCCGAAGGCCGACGTCCTGGTGCTCCCGGGAGGGGCGACCCGAATCCCGCTGGCCGACCCGGCGGTGGTCGATTGGGTGAAGGAGAAGTCGGGCGAGGCCGAGGTGGTCGTCTCCGTGTGCACGGGGGCGTTGCTGCTCGCCAAGGCCGGGCTGCTCGACGGCCTGGAGGCGACGACGCACAAGGCGTCCCTCGAGGCGTTGCGTGAGGCCGCACCGAAGACGGTGGTGAAGGAAGGGGTGCGATTCGTGGACAACGGCAAGGTGGTCACGTCGGCCGGGGTCTCGGCCGGAATCGACGCCTCGCTGCACGTCGTCGAGCGTCTGCTCGGTCCCGAGGGGGCGGCCCGGACGGCCGAGTACATGGAGTATCGTCGAGGCCCCGAAACAGGGGGCGATTCGCGATAG
- a CDS encoding PepSY domain-containing protein has product MKRRLSPMAVRRAHRWLGLFFSVTVFMSAASGVLHTAMSRTQSAPPPVRPTGGGLDASKATVTLAEAVAKLPDPSAVVEAVNVRQVGGEPWYQIFARGVPGAFYVNAASGRLDAGRDQAYAAQIASEFLGGGSPVKTGYLTKFDSEYVNIFRVLPVYKFDLADGKGTRVYVSTTTGSVTRHTDDSRQFEASIFSNFHKWMFIPNKDARDFLMVAVTSGVIVVSALGVVLFFMTRPRRRPVQTVQQGAATHA; this is encoded by the coding sequence ATGAAACGACGATTGAGCCCCATGGCCGTGCGGCGGGCCCACCGCTGGCTCGGCCTCTTCTTCAGCGTCACCGTGTTCATGTCGGCCGCGAGCGGCGTCCTGCACACGGCGATGAGTCGCACCCAATCCGCCCCCCCGCCCGTCCGCCCGACCGGCGGGGGCCTCGACGCCTCGAAGGCGACGGTCACCCTCGCCGAGGCCGTCGCCAAGCTCCCCGACCCCTCGGCCGTGGTCGAGGCCGTCAACGTCCGCCAGGTCGGCGGCGAGCCCTGGTATCAGATTTTCGCCCGGGGAGTCCCCGGGGCGTTCTACGTGAACGCGGCGAGCGGCCGCCTCGACGCGGGGCGGGACCAAGCCTATGCGGCCCAAATCGCCTCGGAATTCCTGGGCGGCGGTTCGCCCGTGAAGACCGGCTACCTGACGAAATTCGACTCCGAATACGTCAACATCTTCCGCGTGCTGCCCGTCTACAAGTTCGACCTGGCCGACGGCAAGGGGACGCGGGTCTACGTCTCGACGACGACCGGCAGCGTGACGCGGCACACCGACGACTCGAGGCAGTTCGAGGCCTCGATATTCAGCAATTTCCACAAGTGGATGTTCATCCCGAACAAGGACGCCCGGGACTTCCTGATGGTCGCCGTGACCTCGGGCGTCATCGTCGTCTCGGCTTTGGGCGTCGTGCTCTTCTTCATGACGCGACCCCGCCGCAGGCCCGTCCAAACCGTGCAACAAGGAGCCGCAACCCATGCCTAA
- a CDS encoding peroxiredoxin family protein, whose translation MMRFPLALLILASATVGGLYAWARVRSAMPPEGSQLVLIEEAKHLVTPDMAESSRAMLDRPAPGFAKRATDGETHRLDEMLGGGPVLLTFIKKGCPCSEAAQSFFNQLHAAYPKVSMWGVIDQDLEKAKEWAGRFHVPYPLLVAPEEDLIHAYGVENSAYSILVGPRGRIAKHWPGYSEPMLRELGSLMAEMTASPEKPLDLADAPLELYTGCPYDL comes from the coding sequence ATGATGCGTTTCCCCTTGGCCCTGCTCATCCTCGCTTCGGCGACGGTGGGCGGGCTCTACGCCTGGGCCCGAGTCCGTTCCGCCATGCCCCCGGAAGGGTCGCAGCTGGTCCTCATCGAGGAGGCGAAGCACCTCGTGACCCCGGACATGGCGGAGTCGAGCCGGGCGATGCTCGACCGTCCCGCCCCGGGGTTCGCCAAGCGGGCCACCGACGGCGAGACGCACCGGCTCGACGAGATGCTCGGAGGGGGCCCCGTCCTGCTCACCTTCATCAAGAAGGGGTGCCCGTGCAGCGAGGCGGCCCAATCGTTCTTCAACCAGCTCCACGCGGCCTATCCCAAGGTCTCGATGTGGGGGGTCATCGACCAGGACCTCGAGAAGGCGAAGGAGTGGGCGGGACGGTTCCACGTCCCCTACCCCCTCCTCGTCGCCCCCGAAGAGGATCTGATTCACGCCTACGGCGTCGAGAACTCCGCCTACTCGATACTCGTCGGTCCTCGAGGCCGGATCGCCAAGCACTGGCCCGGCTACTCGGAGCCGATGCTCCGGGAGCTGGGCTCGCTGATGGCGGAGATGACGGCTTCGCCCGAGAAGCCGCTCGACCTCGCCGACGCCCCGCTCGAACTCTACACGGGCTGTCCCTACGACCTCTAA
- a CDS encoding DUF1559 family PulG-like putative transporter translates to MRRPSSTRTEAPGGFPGLRRAFTLVELLVVIAIIAVLTALLLPAVQAAREAARRMQCSNNLKQLGLAMHNYENSNQCFPSAGSTAANSVYAFSMQARLLPHLEQAALQGLVDFNQPVLQVGSPLSIHPASMTAARTIVGTFLCPSDGQSPRYSGYVGSDVVGANYVANFGTGLQTYYDPAFVSDGVFWMPHQCRLAELTDGTSNTIAMSECLLGVGTDRTGPASSISRPYRFAANASTGRSRTLASPGGVSPTLTDADALSATSWRADRGSPWIWGQASATLFNAYLPPNAVVPDTFSHNRGWFAARSNHPGGVNALFCDGHVQFVNDSVNLATWRGLATRSGGEVLSADSF, encoded by the coding sequence ATGCGACGCCCTTCCTCGACCCGCACCGAAGCCCCGGGAGGATTCCCGGGGCTTCGCCGGGCCTTCACGCTGGTCGAGCTGCTGGTGGTCATCGCCATCATCGCGGTGCTCACCGCCCTGCTGCTGCCCGCCGTCCAGGCGGCCCGCGAGGCGGCGAGACGCATGCAGTGCTCGAACAACCTGAAGCAGCTCGGCCTCGCCATGCACAACTACGAGAACTCCAACCAGTGCTTCCCGAGTGCGGGGAGCACCGCGGCCAACAGCGTCTACGCCTTCTCGATGCAGGCGAGGCTCCTGCCCCACCTCGAGCAGGCGGCCCTCCAAGGGCTCGTCGATTTCAATCAGCCCGTGCTCCAGGTCGGCTCGCCGCTCTCGATTCATCCCGCGTCGATGACGGCGGCCCGCACCATCGTGGGCACGTTCCTATGCCCGAGCGACGGGCAGAGTCCCAGGTACAGCGGCTACGTCGGCTCGGACGTCGTGGGCGCCAACTACGTGGCCAACTTCGGCACCGGGCTCCAGACCTACTACGACCCGGCCTTCGTCTCCGACGGGGTCTTCTGGATGCCGCACCAGTGCCGCCTCGCGGAGCTGACCGACGGCACCTCCAACACCATTGCGATGTCGGAATGCCTCCTCGGCGTCGGGACCGACCGGACGGGGCCGGCCTCGAGCATCTCCAGGCCCTATCGCTTCGCGGCGAACGCTTCGACGGGCCGCTCCCGGACGCTCGCGTCTCCCGGCGGCGTGTCCCCCACGCTCACCGATGCGGACGCCCTCTCGGCGACGAGCTGGCGGGCCGACCGGGGCTCGCCGTGGATTTGGGGGCAGGCCAGTGCCACGCTCTTCAACGCCTACCTGCCCCCGAACGCGGTCGTGCCGGACACGTTCTCGCACAACCGGGGCTGGTTCGCGGCCCGCAGCAATCACCCCGGCGGCGTGAACGCCCTCTTCTGCGACGGGCACGTGCAGTTCGTGAATGACTCGGTGAACCTCGCGACCTGGCGGGGCCTGGCGACCCGAAGCGGCGGCGAGGTCCTCTCCGCCGATTCATTCTAA
- a CDS encoding DUF1559 domain-containing protein: MKRRGFTLIELLVVIAIIAVLIALLLPAVQSAREAARRMQCTNNLKQLGIALHNYHSTVDSFPVGFLYPRDGQVYPGVPVLHYRWSVLAQLSPYLEQSNVYNALNMNWPIAAGPSNVLGTPPWTVFPSNLTVMGAKVSFFLCPSDAAQPPSQLAGGNGLTSGPSNYQFCTGDGSPGSAVPGDAGATVRANGAFVLGPAQSIATVTDGSSNTVAASEQLMGPAAGGAATQTGATPLPPDVRRAAAIGSTPLSDAGCASPSGWRLDKGFGWWDGDYRTTLYNHYLTPNSKLYDCWQASPPHNPAWKAARSNHPGGVNVLFCDGHVQFAKDSIAVSTWRGLSTRNGGEVVSSDSF; the protein is encoded by the coding sequence ATGAAACGCCGAGGCTTCACGCTGATTGAGCTCCTCGTGGTCATCGCGATTATCGCGGTGCTCATCGCCTTGCTCCTGCCCGCGGTCCAGTCGGCCCGCGAGGCCGCCCGCCGCATGCAGTGCACGAACAACTTGAAGCAGCTGGGCATCGCCCTGCACAACTACCACTCCACGGTCGACTCGTTCCCCGTGGGCTTCCTCTACCCGCGGGACGGCCAGGTTTATCCCGGGGTCCCGGTCCTGCACTACCGCTGGTCGGTGCTGGCCCAGCTCTCGCCGTACCTGGAGCAGTCGAACGTCTATAACGCTCTGAACATGAATTGGCCCATCGCGGCGGGTCCCTCGAACGTGCTCGGAACGCCGCCCTGGACCGTGTTCCCTTCCAACCTCACCGTGATGGGGGCCAAGGTGAGCTTCTTCCTCTGCCCGAGCGACGCGGCCCAGCCGCCCTCGCAACTGGCCGGAGGAAACGGCCTGACCTCCGGCCCGAGCAATTACCAGTTCTGCACCGGTGACGGGTCGCCGGGTAGTGCGGTACCGGGCGACGCGGGGGCGACGGTCAGGGCGAACGGGGCCTTCGTCCTCGGCCCGGCCCAGTCGATAGCGACGGTCACCGATGGGTCGAGCAACACCGTGGCGGCCTCCGAGCAGCTCATGGGCCCCGCCGCCGGTGGGGCCGCGACGCAAACGGGAGCGACGCCCCTGCCTCCCGATGTTCGCCGGGCGGCGGCCATCGGCTCGACGCCGCTCTCCGACGCGGGCTGTGCGAGCCCCAGCGGTTGGCGGCTCGACAAGGGCTTCGGCTGGTGGGACGGCGACTACCGCACGACCCTCTACAACCACTACCTGACGCCGAACTCGAAGCTCTACGACTGCTGGCAGGCGAGCCCGCCGCACAACCCGGCGTGGAAGGCGGCCCGCAGCAACCACCCCGGCGGCGTCAACGTGCTCTTCTGCGACGGGCACGTGCAGTTCGCCAAGGACTCCATCGCCGTCTCGACCTGGCGTGGGCTCTCGACGCGGAACGGCGGCGAGGTCGTCTCGTCCGATTCATTCTAA
- a CDS encoding helix-turn-helix domain-containing protein, producing the protein MGRARKSGAPKPKVSRALRETIREKGLTAYSAAKKSGVSVDAVQRFLNEERGLSLATVDKLADSLGLTLCPDDSGAEEAN; encoded by the coding sequence ATGGGAAGAGCCAGGAAAAGCGGGGCCCCGAAGCCGAAGGTCAGCCGGGCCCTGCGGGAGACCATCCGCGAGAAGGGCCTGACGGCCTACTCGGCCGCGAAGAAGTCGGGGGTGTCGGTGGACGCGGTCCAGCGATTCCTCAACGAGGAACGCGGCCTGTCCCTGGCGACGGTGGATAAGCTCGCCGACTCGCTCGGGCTGACCCTCTGCCCGGACGACTCGGGAGCCGAAGAAGCAAATTAG